A window of Scophthalmus maximus strain ysfricsl-2021 chromosome 10, ASM2237912v1, whole genome shotgun sequence contains these coding sequences:
- the foxn2a gene encoding forkhead box protein N2, with protein sequence MGPIIGMSPDKKTEIPGMQEERTGLRGVCGVGTLPEAECASSPLATSVDRTGGAEDEELTNLNWLHENLLQNFTLGGPEAQPSGSPLFDIEGDYGSSQGPSSSSSSSHSRGRERDSLKSKPPFSFSLLIYMAIEQSPSKSLPVKEIYGWILEHFPYFSNAPTGWKNSVRHNLSLNKCFRKVERSLGKANGKGSLWCVDPEYRPNLIQALKKQHFPAAHAFCTPPASPPSASSPPRHLFLQGCSFKESDIDAATAMMLLNSAPGHHVDPCNSDSPLDLSRPDSVLVSSDPKQDHNYSSVALQRCSSRSSSSSLSSLDEGGCDRRQSHRAGSEGFHSDDDSDLWEERGVQQTSRRPPAIKWPVVKRARREVKPELDEELKEAAGSLLHLAGIRSCMEGSKRTVKSTKLNRK encoded by the exons ATGGGTCCAATCATTGGGATGTCACCAGATAAGAAAACGGAAATTCCGGGTATGCAAGAGGAGCGGACGGGGCTCAGAGGTGTGTGCGGCGTAGGAACACTGCCGGAGGCGGAGTGCGCGTCCAGTCCGCTGGCGACCAGCGTGGATCGCACTGGAGGCGCCGAGGATGAGGAGCTCACCAACCTCAACTGGCTCCACGAGAACCTGCTTCAGAACTTCACCCTGGGCGGTCCCGAAGCCCAGCCCAGCGGCAGCCCCCTCTTCGACATAGAGGGAGACTACGGCTCTAGCCAGGGCCcgtcgtcctcctcatcctcgtcgcACAGCAGAGGCAGGGAGCGGGACTCGTTGAAGTCAAAGCCCCCCTTCTCGTTCTCTCTGCTCATCTACATGGCCATTGAGCAGTCTCCCAGCAAGTCTTTGCCCGTTAAGGAAATCTACGGCTGGATTCTCGAGCACTTCCCTTATTTCTCCAATGCTCCCACTGGATGGAAGAACTCAGTTCGTCACAACTTGTCCCTGAACAAATGCTTCCGCAAGGTCGAGAGGAGTTTGGGAAAG GCCAATGGAAAAGGTTCTCTCTGGTGTGTTGACCCAGAGTACCGCCCCAACCTGATCCAAGCCCTTAAGAAGCAGCACTTCCCTGCCGCACATGCCTTCTGCACACCACCCGCCTCCCCACCCAG TGCCTCCTCACCCCCTCGCCATCTCTTTCTACAAGGCTGCTCATTCAAAG AGTCTGACATTGATGCTGCCACTGCCATGATGCTCTTAAACTCTGCCCCCGGGCACCACGTTGACCCAT gcAATTCTGACAGCCCGCTGGACCTCTCCAGGCCTGACTCGGTTCTGGTGAGCAGTGACCCAAAGCAGGACCATAACTACAGCAGCGTAGCTCTGCAGCGCTGCTCTTCCCGTTCCTCCTCATCGTCGCTTTCCTCCCTGGACGAAGGGGGCTGCGACCGCAGGCAGTCCCACCGCGCTGGCAGCGAGGGCTTCCACAGCGACGACGACTCCGACCTCTGGGAAGAGAGGGGCGTCCAACAGACTTCTCGCCGTCCTCCTGCCATCAAGTGGCCTGTCGTCAAGAGGGCACGACGTGAGGTCAAGCCGGAGCTGGATGAGGAGCTGAAGGAAGCCGCCGGCTCCTTGCTGCACCTCGCTGGTATACGCAGCTGCATGGAAGGCTCCAAACGTACTGTCAAGAGCACAAAACTTAACAGGAAAtga
- the ppp1r21 gene encoding protein phosphatase 1 regulatory subunit 21 → MANVTDLQTKYSKLAQEYSKLRAQNQVLKKAVVDEQANSASFKEQLKQRDQSLRKQEQEMDSLSFRNQQLAKRVELLQEELAASEAKGKKGKSKVDSPSQHGLQTQSVFDEDLQKKIEENERLHIQFYEADEQHRRQEADLRARLDEVEKDSEQHQAVVDGLTTKYMETIERLQGDKARLEVKAQTLEREAKECRMRTEECQQQLRRCQSELNKQVKQSSSVIQEKVPFNDTKLSDYNSLNVPSHNRRHQLKSRDVAGQALGFIQDLVAALLNFHSYTEQRVHIYPLDSSIEPISPLNQKFSQYLHENAAYVRPLEDSFLQLHQSITEDTVTVLETVVNLKSFADNFSSYTHFLQKILPYQLKSLEEECEATLCTAVLTAKNQELQSDVKRVTSVFEKLKSYLNLLALPSVQQDAMPQSSTSAVFTQLASCLHSLHDVIQEMSKHYNQKAGLEQELPTITQKLRTTTECLLGSLASLTSSTGKIATFFSNNLDFFTSSGYSPRGSTLALNPLQAESMLANKKKAAAYIHAVKKPRPQSVPYREALSNRRILTSSTESREGLTQQVQQSQEKIARLEQEKEHWLLEAQLGKVRLEKENQRIADLEVQLAAALGESPNCRLLMAAAGTPAQSHEEAETEQKAESSTLCTSLVGMLCTTPTVEHVGDEESREQLIKTHYMARVGELTTQLQISDSKAVHFHSECRALAKRLAIAETSRETLSEEVKVANQNITRLQDELTTTKRSYEDQLSMMSDHLCSMNETLSKQREEIDTLKLSSKGNAKKNKGR, encoded by the exons ATGGCTAACGTCACGGACCTGCAAACGAAGTACAGCAAGCTGGCGCAGGAGTACTCCAAG CTCCGTGCCCAGAATCAGGTGTTGAAGAAGGCAGTCGTGGATGAACAGGCCAACTCTGCCTCGTTTAAG GAGCAGCTGAAGCAGAGGGACCAGAGCCTGAggaagcaggagcaggagatggaCAGTCTCAGCTTCAGGAACCAACAGCTGGCCAAGAGGGTGGAGCTGCTGCAAGAGGAGCTAGCTGCTAGTGAAGCCAAGGGCAAAAAGGGGAAG AGTAAAGTAGATTCTccgtcacagcatgggctgcagacacagagtgTTTTCGATGAGGACCTGCAGAAAAAGATAGAAGAAAATGAGCGACTTCATATCCAA TTTTATGAAGCAGATGAGCAGCACAGGAGGCAGGAGGCCGACCTGAGGGCGCGACTAGACGAGGTGGAGAAAGACTCGGAGCAGCACCAGGCTGTTGTGGACGGACTCACCACGAAGTACATGGAAACGATTGAGCGGCTGCAGGGCGACAAGGCACGTTTAGAG GTGAAAGCACAGACTCTGGAGAGAGAAGCAAAAGAGTGCAGAATGCGAACAGAAGAGTG ccagcagcagttGAGGCGATGTCAGTCAGAGctgaacaaacaggtgaaacaaagcagcagtgtTATCCAGGAGAAAGTGCCCTTCAATGACACCA AACTTAGCGACTACAACAGCCTCAATGTTCCATCACACAATCGACGGCACCAG CTCAAGTCGCGGGACGTGGCAGGTCAGGCGCTGGGCTTTATTCAGGACCTGGTTGCTGCTCTGTTGAACTTCCACTCCTACACAGAGCAGAGAGTACACATCTATCCATTGGACTCCTCCATTGAGCCCATCTCCCCTCTTAACCAGAAG TTTTCTCAGTACCTTCATGAGAACGCAGCCTATGTCCGCCCCCTGGAGGACAGCTTTCTGCAGCTACACCAAAGCATCACAGAAGACACCGTCACAGTATTG gAAACTGTGGTCAACCTGAAGAGCTTTGCTGATAATTTCTCCTCATACACCCACTTTCTGCAAAAGATTCTTCCCTACCAGCTGAAAag ccTGGAAGAAGAGTGTGAGGCAACTCTTTGTACTGCGGTCCTCACGGCGAAAAACCAGGAGCTGCAGAGTGACGTGAAGAGAGTCACTTCAGTGTTTGAGAAACTGAAGAGCTACCTTAACCTCTTGGCCTTACCCA GTGTTCAGCAGGACGCCATGCCACAGAGCAGCACCTCCGCTGTCTTTACTCAGCTGGCTTCCTGCCTTCACAGTCTTCACGATGTCATTCAAG AGATGTCAAAGCACTACAACCAGAAGGCCGGCTTAGAGCAGGAGCTCCCCACCATCACCCAGAAGCTTCGCACCACCACCGAGTGTCTGCTGGGATCTCTGGCCTCGCTGACCAGCAGCACTGGCAAG ATTGCCACTTTCTTCAGCAACAACCTGGACTTCTTCACATCCTCAGGCTACAGTCCACGAGGCAGCACACTTGCCCTCAACCCCTTGCAAGCAGAGAGTATGCTGGCcaacaaaaagaaagcagcTGCCTATATTCATGCTGTCAAAAAG CCCAGGCCACAGTCGGTCCCATACAGAGAAGCCCTGTCCAACCGTCGCATACTCACCAGCTCCACCGAGAGCAGAGAGGGTCTGACTCAACAG GTGCAGCAGAGCCAGGAGAAGATCGCTCggctggagcaggagaaggagcactGGCTCCTGGAGGCCCAGCTGGGGAAGGTGCGGTTGGAAAAGGAGAACCAGCGCATTGCGGACCTGGAAGTGCAGCTCGCGGCGGCCCTCGGGGAAAGTCCAAACTGCCGGCTGCTCATGGCTGCAGCCGGCACACCCGCGCAGAGCCACGAGGAGGCCGAGACTGAGCAGAAAGCCGAAAGCTCTACGCTGTGCACCAGCCTG GTTGGCATGTTGTGCACCACACCTACAGTTGAACAT gtgggaGACGAGGAGTCCAGGGAGCAGCTGATAAAGACTCACTACATGGCCAGAGTGGGAGAACTCACCACCCAGCTCCAGATCTCAGACAGCAAAGCTGTGCACTTTCACTCTGAG TGTCGAGCTTTGGCCAAGAGATTAGCCATTGCAGAAACATCACGGGAGACTCTGAGCGAGGAGGTCAAAGTGGCCAATCAGAACATCACGCGCTTGCAG GATGAGCTGACTACAACTAAGAGGAGCTACGAAGACCAGCTCAGCATGATGAGCGACCACCTGTGCAGCATGAACGAGACTTTGAgcaagcagagagaggaaatcGACACACTTAAACTTAGCAGCAAG GGAAATGCCAAAAAGAACAAAGGTCGCTAG
- the LOC118283413 gene encoding stonin-1, whose translation MCSTNHSNWVTFEDDNTPLPSPQKPLQSPGFIKASVPRPNGLKLVLPPIRDTSWSFSSSLESPQSHSGLSGSSCAPYNTPFSTPLSGVPSSVTPVPSNTWEKNDFLRCLSSTSTSCASSPAPEAPNKTSDGPSPFPSFQGNSGHYNPFWDGSGLGADVDSSSSDSECDNSLPRFFIRTKDGSEPPRDQLQNTFSYVCHKLESLQTETDPETATEHDGERRLGCKYEVLSEVASQFVPRGLFRSQKRDGWSVMLRIPEKKNRMSSRQWGPIYLRLLPGGVLQMYYEKGLEKPYKELQLLPQCRLSDLKLESYGEPRKVLTVRVEHFSFTEKKRYHPKLEVSHEAEADQLLKFGSTVHDDMEDLVVSMEEEIFRLCMPHQQRRHYEEQELSLQITDHIWVQLDKSGGVIERTAFTQIHCLAFLNGLGECFLALNDLGLLRYDSSYGSEEGSELWMEIADCHFHKCVNESEFQRSRLIKFSPPDACRVELMRYKTTTLGSTEIPFSIKAVVTVQGAYVELQAFLNMSATFLSSVGGSDRYPVCENVVIRVPVPGDWVKVTQTVALLRQKSLKARMNRNACLGSVGTANSQPVMQVSIGTVKYENVYSAIVWRIERLPAKNMAVDHPHSFSCKLELGSDQEIPDDWYPFVTMECEIMGSVVSQTRVKSLGTANDIQPQKHSTSWTRYHCQLEVEKKWIETESERQSGCMTQ comes from the exons ATGTGTTCTACCAATCATTCAAACTGGGTCACATTTGAAGATGACAACACACCACTCCCGTCACCTCAGAAGCCCCTGCAGTCACCAGGGTTTATCAAAGCATCTGTACCACGTCCCAACGGTCTGAAATTAGTGCTTCCTCCAATCAGAGACACTTCCTGGAGCTTCAGTTCTTCCCTGGAATCCCCTCAAAGCCACTCAGGTCTTAGTGGAAGTTCTTGTGCACCATATAACACACCCTTTAGCACTCCTTTGAGTGGGGTACCTAGCAGCGTGACCCCAGTCCCCTCCAACACATGGGAAAAGAACGACTTCTTACGCTGTTTGTCAAGCACATCGACCAGCTGTGCTTCCTCTCCTGCACCAGAGGCCCCAAATAAAACCTCAGATGGACCAAGCCCTTTCCCTTCTTTCCAGGGGAACTCAGGACATTATAACCCTTTCTGGGATGGATCTGGACTTGGTGCTGATGTGGACAGTTCCTCCTCAGACTCAGAATGTGACAACAGCCTACCACGTTTCTTTATTCGGACCAAAGACGGCAGCGAGCCTCCACGTGACCAACTCCAGAACACCTTCTCCTACGTTTGCCACAAACTGGAAAGCCTACAAACAGAAACGGACCCTGAGACAGCGACAGAACATGATGGGGAGAGGCGTCTAGGGTGCAAATATGAGGTGTTAAGCGAAGTTGCGTCTCAGTTTGTTCCCCGGGGTCTGTTCCGTAGCCAGAAGAGAGACGGCTGGTCTGTCATGCTCAGgattcctgaaaaaaagaacCGCATGTCCTCGCGACAGTGGGGGCCGATCTACCTCCGCCTGTTGCCGGGAGGTGTGCTGCAGATGTACTATGAGAAAGGGCTGGAGAAGCCATATAAGGAGCTCCAGCTTCTCCCTCAATGTAGGCTCTCTGATCTTAAACTGGAAAGCTATGGCGAGCCTCGCAAAGTCCTCACGGTCAGGGTGGAGCATTTCTCCTTCACAGAGAAGAAACGCTATCACCCGAAGTTGGAGGTCAGTCATGAGGCAGAGGCGGATCAGCTGCTCAAGTTTGGCTCCACAGTGCACGACGACATGGAGGACCTGGTAGTCTCCATGGAAGAGGAAATCTTTAGACTGTGTATGCCCCATCAGCAGAGGCGGCACTACGAGGAGCAGGAGCTGTCGTTGCAGATCACTGATCACATCTGGGTACAACTGGATAAATCTGGAGGAGTCATAGAGCGGACAGCCTTCACCCAGATTCACTGTTTGGCTTTTCTGAACGGACTAGGGGAATGTTTTCTTGCCCTCAATGATCTCGGGCTGCTGCGCTATGACTCCAGTTACGGGTCTGAAGAGGGCAGTGAACTCTGGATGGAGATTGCCGACTGccattttcacaaatgtgtgAACGAGTCAGAGTTCCAGAGGTCCCGGCTGATTAAGTTCTCACCCCCTGACGCCTGCAGAGTGGAGCTGATGCGGTACAAGACGACAACTTTGGGTAGCACCGAAATTCCTTTCTCGATAAAAGCTGTGGTCACAGTCCAAGGTGCCTACGTGGAACTCCAGGCCTTTCTCAACATGTCAGCAACCTTCCTTTCGTCGGTGGGCGGGTCCGACAGGTACCCAGTGTGTGAGAATGTAGTGATCCGGGTGCCGGTGCCAGGCGACTGGGTCAAAGTGACACAGACAGTGGCCTTGCTGCGACAGAAGTCACTGAAGGCCCGTATGAACAGAAACGCCTGCTTGGGCTCTGTCGGCACCGCCAATTCCCAGCCTGTCATGCAGGTGTCAATCGGCACTGTCAAGTATGAGAATGTATATTCGGCCATCGTATGGAGGATTGAGAGGCTGCCCGCGAAAAATATGG CAGTGGATCATCCCCATTCATTTTCCTGCAAGCTAGAGCTGGGATCTGATCAAGAGATCCCAGATGACTGGTACCCTTTCGTCACGATGGAATGTGAAATAATGGGCTCTGTCGTGTCACAGACCAGGGTGAAGTCTCTGGGCACCGCGAACGACATCCAGCCGCAGAAACATTCGACTAGTTGGACGCGCTATCATTGTCAG ctTGAAGTGGAGAAGAAGTGGATTGAAACGGAGTCAGAAAGGCAATCTGGCTGTATGACACAGTGA
- the gtf2a1l gene encoding TFIIA-alpha and beta-like factor, whose product MLSNTGPVAKLYLSIIDDVIESMRELFLDEGLEDRVLDDLRHLWESKMMQSKAMEDFRKNNISSSNFVLQLPDNYRQSADRELTASVVIPASQNIHSFKNNSETLATFSLPAGLAYPVQIPAGVTLQTASGQLYKVNVPVVVTQAPAGQQPVSRPTQKAPAPQPTAVPPNTIYPQQVEPPPVHAASDTELPQQPDLPPRLESSPLQQPQVPAANASQLQEVHPPPPEVTMGENEPSAQLEPVNFSMTTSPCGQLLDFPLGTDEALTQTAQLKTRDIDDILKEVIEEEREKAERRRNLAPAKTQDQSEAVLGLDLDYSYSELSDIVQLDGAADNSDVEVDDGVPLEVNDFLGIINAEAIKVLQEGDGSSDGNSISSSDSEGADKNAEEEDPLNSGDDVIEQDIPDLFDTDNVIVCQYDKIHRSKNRWKFHLKDGVMCYAGRDYVFSKAVGEAEW is encoded by the exons ATGCTGTCCAACACGGGCCCGGTG GCCAAACTCTACTTGTCCATAATTGACGATGTGATCGAGAGTATGAGGGAGCTCTTCTTGGACGAGGGGCTTGAAGATCGCGTCCTGGACGATTTAAGACAT CTTTGGGAGTCAAAGATGATGCAGTCGAAAGCAATGGAAGActtcaggaaaaacaacatcagcTCCTCCAACTTTGTGCTCCAGCTCCCCGACAACTACAGACAGTCGGCCGATCGAGAACTCACAG CCTCAGTTGTGATCCCTGCAAGTCAGAATATCCACAGCTTCAAG AACAACTCGGAGACACTTGctactttttctctccctgctggGTTAGCGTACCCTGTGCAGATACCAGCAGGAGTCACTCTACAAACAGCCTCTG GTCAACTTTACAAGGTCAATGTTCCTGTTGTGGTCACTCAGGCCCCAGCTGGTCAGCAACCTGTATCCCGGCCCACACAGAAAGCTCCTGCCCCTCAGCCAACTGCAGTCCCACCAAATACCATCTATCCCCAGCAGGTGGAGCCACCCCCTGTTCACGCTGCCTCTGACACAGAGCTGCCACAGCAGCCGGATTTACCCCCCCGTCTGGAGAGTAGCCCTCTTCAACAGCCACAAGTCCCTGCTGCCAACGCCTCGCAGCTTCAGGAGGTCCACCCTCCACCGCCTGAGGTCACGATGGGAGAAAATGAGCCCAGTGCCCAACTTGAACCAGTGAACTTCAGTATGACCACCTCACCCTGCGGTCAGTTATTAGACTTCCCGCTCGGCACAGACGAGGCTTTGACACAGACGGCACAGCTGAAGACCCGAGACATCGATGACATCCTGAAGGAAGTGATtgaggaggagcgagagaaaGCAGAAAGGAGAAGGAATCTGGCACCGGCAAAGACTCAGGATCAGTCTGAAGCTGTTCTCGGG CTGGACCTGGACTACAGTTACAGTGAACTGTCCGACATCGTTCAGCTGGATGGTGCTGCAGACAACTCTGACGTCGAGGTGGACGATGGAGTTCCCCTGGAAGTAAACGACTTTCTGGGAATAATCAATGCAGAGGCCATAAAGGTGCTGCAGGAAGGAGATGGGAGCAGTGACGGCAACAGCATCTCAAGCAGTGACAGCGAGGGAGCAGATAAaaatgcagaggaggag GATCCTTTGAATTCAGGCGATGATGTGATTGAGCAGGACATCCCGGATCTCTTTGACACCGACAACGTAATCGTTTGCCAGTACGACAAA ATTCACCGCAGTAAGAACCGCTGGAAGTTTCATTTGAAAGATGGAGTGATGTGTTACGCTGGCAGGGACTACGTGTTCTCCAAAGCGGTTGGGGAAGCTGAGTGGTAA